In Biomphalaria glabrata chromosome 11, xgBioGlab47.1, whole genome shotgun sequence, the following proteins share a genomic window:
- the LOC106062306 gene encoding G-protein coupled receptor GRL101-like: protein MNHLVIQRYTVPNNNFIITYNKIISVSNVKRLITITFPTFVCDKYFTISYNYVCDGINDCFDGEDEQVCTYEYDSLKFCLERNSFLCPDSNLHKCISDSQVCDMIEDCPDGSDESNCDDCILTQCSPNVCIPYHWLLNCSTINYLIMNETSNDMSLLNSNVSKPIFHNFLEFITLCSKTLQVNKTFIEQSQYNRFWTPTCIYMRDRHGTTIGCSDLSHLSNCTTFICPENFFKCRNSYCIPDTFVLDRVLDCPLGEDEEYEKRNFRGLYFSCYNTFKKIHPIYICDGKPNCPRGDDEQNCINPICPSGFICLDGTVTVKNTNILLNMSSFSPNTTFLNISGIDLSRSDNMINILILKRLLVFIASRCHINDKTQINAKNYIVYHLDISYNDIAKFTYTDFILQFSNLRFLNASYNDNLSLIPKFYFLRLEHLVLLDLSFTKIMHISLNFNGKLRFINVSATNIGTVVLSKSAVYEMIDLRKTRISDTIKETFFNNISVKGKVLADYKLCCSYFRGENLLAHQCEAEEQTLSTCEDLIGDFLKRVLLWIVAIFAVFGNMITLGYRILFERATLHLTYVFFVTCLGVSDLLMGIYLVIIASVDVVYREVYIVHEHSWKQSTLCQIAGTLATLSSETSTFFILFITLERFLTIRFPFGEHKISNFGKYVLISFAWCLGFFLSIVPIMYPDMSLYATSETCLAFPLRKSSGSAWIYSVTVFLFLNSILFVVIAIGQFLIFITISQHSSKFKTENQASARRADNITVALKLSVVVLSNFICWFPVCVMGIRTVVSDYEVTRETYAWIIALVLPINSALNPVLYTLPRISKSWTDFKRRKSSQFSRSKNP, encoded by the coding sequence ATGAATCATTTAGTAATACAGAGGTATACAGTtcctaataataattttattattacatataACAAGATTATTTCTGTATCCAATGTTAAGAGATTAATCACAATTACATTTCCGACATTTGTTTGTGACAAGTATTTTACTATTTCCTACAACTATGTGTGTGATGGCATCAACGATTGTTTTGATGGCGAGGACGAACAAGTTTGTACTTATGAATATGATTCTTTAAAGTTCTGCCTTGAAAGGAATTCGTTTTTATGTCCCGATTctaatttgcataaatgtatttCTGATAGTCAAGTGTGTGATATGATTGAGGATTGTCCTGATGGAAGTGATGAATCAAACTGTGATGATTGTATTCTGACTCAGTGCTCACCAAATGTTTGTATACCTTACCATTGGTTGCTGAATTGTTCCACTAttaactatttaataatgaatgAAACTAGTAATGATATGAGTCTGTTAAATAGTAATGTTTCTAAACCTATATTTCACAATTTTTTAGAGTTTATAACGTTGTGTAGCAAGACTTTGCAAGTAAATAAGACATTCATCGAACAAAGTCAATACAATAGGTTTTGGACACCAACATGTATTTATATGAGGGATAGACACGGTACCACTATCGGTTGTTCTGATTTATCTCATTTGTCTAATTGTACAACGTTTATATGTCCCGAAAATTTTTTCAAGTGCCGGAATTCTTATTGTATTCCTGATACATTTGTGCTTGATAGGGTCTTAGATTGTCCTCTTGGGGAAGACGAAGAATACGAAAAGAGAAATTTTAGGGGATTATACTTTTCTtgttataacacttttaaaaaaatacatcctaTTTATATTTGTGACGGCAAGCCCAATTGCCCTCGAGGTGATGACGAACAGAACTGTATAAACCCAATATGTCCATCTGGTTTTATTTGCCTGGACGGGACGGTCACTGTAAAgaatacaaacattttgttaaacATGTCTTCCTTTTCTCCAAACacaacatttttaaacatttcggGTATTGATTTGTCGCGATCAGATAATATGATAAACATACTTATATTGAAAAGGCTTCTGGTTTTCATTGCGTCAAGATGTCATATTAATGATAAAACTCAAATTAATGCTAAAAATTATATAGTTTATCATTTAGACATCAGCTACAATGATATTGCGAAGTTTACCTACActgattttattttacaattttccaatcttcgttttttaaatgcctcATATAATGACAATCTTAGTCTCATtccaaaattttattttctacgaTTAGAACATCTTGTTTTACTTGATCTTTCATTTACGAAAATTATGCACataagtttaaattttaatggTAAATTACGTTTCATAAATGTTTCAGCAACAAACATAGGAACTGTGGTTCTCTCAAAATCTGCCGTCTATGAAATGATAGACTTGAGAAAAACTCGTATTTCTGACacaataaaagaaacattttttaacaacATTAGTGTAAAAGGTAAAGTTTTAGCAGACTACAAACTTTGTTGTTCCTATTTCAGAGGAGAAAATCTTCTAGCACATCAATGTGAAGCAGAGGAACAAACTTTATCAACTTGTGAAGATCTTATtggggattttttaaaaagagtctTGCTCTGGATTGTTGCAATTTTTGCAGTTTTTGGAAATATGATCACTTTGGGCTACCGTATTTTATTTGAAAGGGCAACACTTCAtctgacatatgtattttttgttACATGTCTTGGTGTTTCTGATCTTCTAATGGGTATTTACCTTGTCATTATTGCCTCTGTAGATGTAGTTTATAGAGAAGTTTATATTGTGCATGAACATTCTTGGAAACAAAGTACATTGTGTCAGATAGCCGGAACTTTGGCCACATTGTCCAGTGAAACGTCcactttttttattctgtttataACACTTGAAAGATTTCTGACCATCAGATTTCCTTTTGGTGAGCATAAAATCTCAAACTTTGGTAAATATGTTTTGATTTCTTTTGCTTGGTGTTTAGGATTCTTCTTGTCAATTGTTCCAATTATGTATCCTGATATGTCTTTATATGCTACTAGTGAAACATGTCTTGCTTTTCCTTTAAGGAAGTCCAGTGGTAGTGCCTGGATTTATTCAGTGACCGTATTTCTTTTCCTTAACTCTATTTTATTCGTTGTTATCGCCATTGGtcagtttttaattttcataacaatatCTCAGCATAGTTCTAAGTTTAAAACTGAAAATCAAGCTTCAGCTAGACGAGCAGATAACATTACAGTGGCTCTCAAACTGTCAGTAGTAGTGCTGTCCAATTTTATCTGTTGGTTTCCAGTTTGTGTCATGGGAATAAGAACAGTGGTCAGTGACTATGAGGTCACTCGAGAGACTTATGCCTGGATAATAGCTTTAGTTTTACCCATCAATTCAGCTTTAAACCCTGTTTTGTATACTTTGCCACGTATCTCTAAATCTTGGACGGACTTTAAACGCAGAAAGTCTTCACAATTTTCCAGATCTAAAAATCCTTAA